From one Saprospiraceae bacterium genomic stretch:
- a CDS encoding MBL fold metallo-hydrolase, producing the protein MIHVKLFTFNAFSENTYVLYDEQGSALIIDPGCNDGNERKMLETFIKKEGLRPTLLINTHCHIDHVLGNKWCKETFDIPLWVPLGEEMMLSQMMRVADMYAIKAEASPSPDHLMTDADTIPLGEMSWTLLSAPGHSPASICLYQASEQILIAGDVLFYESIGRTDLPGGNHQLLLQNIHQKLFTLPDTVSVYPGHGPSTTIGHERMHNPFLN; encoded by the coding sequence ATGATTCATGTCAAATTATTCACATTTAATGCTTTTAGTGAAAACACGTATGTCCTTTATGATGAGCAAGGATCAGCGTTGATCATCGATCCGGGATGCAATGATGGCAATGAAAGAAAAATGCTCGAAACCTTTATCAAAAAAGAAGGACTACGCCCAACACTTCTGATCAACACACATTGTCATATAGATCATGTACTGGGGAATAAGTGGTGCAAAGAGACCTTTGATATCCCCCTTTGGGTGCCGCTGGGTGAAGAAATGATGCTGAGCCAAATGATGCGGGTAGCTGATATGTATGCGATCAAAGCCGAAGCTTCTCCCAGCCCGGATCATTTGATGACCGATGCTGATACGATCCCACTTGGCGAAATGTCTTGGACTCTACTATCTGCGCCAGGTCATTCACCAGCGAGTATCTGCCTCTACCAGGCGTCGGAACAGATCCTGATCGCTGGGGATGTATTGTTTTATGAATCTATCGGCAGGACAGATCTGCCGGGAGGCAATCACCAACTATTACTGCAAAACATTCATCAAAAATTATTCACCTTACCGGATACTGTATCGGTCTATCCCGGGCATGGACCCTCTACGACCATAGGTCATGAACGTATGCACAACCCATTTTTAAACTAA
- a CDS encoding DUF5060 domain-containing protein, producing the protein MSYNSPFKFLPPVLMRPLQLVIVLLSSWCLCRADIPKVLVIRANSDTVAMYDRYQLSLDFKAEFTNPFDPQEVSLKAVMTSPSGKTWNINGFFNYNSWQSQWQVRFAPNETGRWSYQLYIEDKNGVNDSTRNYFQVIPSKTNKGPVRVAPNNRYLQYDNGDTYYGVGLWYNDGYAAFNRGQIKETTLDELKALGVNFISSFITPLETQASGVGRYDQSISGRLDEVLQMLEERDMQLSLNIWFHAFLSETVWGGGNIRWNTNPYRQITEAKDFYRSEDAWKAQENLYRYMIARWGYSKAMMLWFIVDEVNGTDGWTSGDSLQAAVWGKKVHDYFKANDPYQHLTTGTRSGGIGEYWHEGYQIFDLPSREIYEAQGFSMIKDGGIANHEEHPLVLSYNNYAGQVTKLWTNYEKPAIIGETGWDHTYYEPSMPGYQSLYHNALWVSLANGTAMSPFWWAYSGYLNDNIITNQIRSLSRFTKEIPFAKLTHVSKIDTISGGHDAFAITSDQMIFGWVADPMTDVTGATISLTLKNTYRPLSSYVSKYKVRVYHTWRGAFIYEGEAMVTDGNKLSFTLPVLKPAGGHGNYMGQDAAFILEPMK; encoded by the coding sequence ATGTCATACAATTCTCCTTTCAAATTCCTACCGCCTGTATTGATGAGGCCACTTCAACTCGTCATTGTTTTATTGTCTTCCTGGTGCCTATGCCGGGCAGATATCCCAAAAGTATTGGTCATCCGGGCTAATAGTGACACGGTAGCCATGTATGATAGGTATCAGCTGAGCCTCGACTTTAAAGCGGAGTTTACCAATCCGTTTGATCCTCAAGAGGTGAGCCTCAAAGCAGTCATGACCTCCCCCTCCGGCAAAACCTGGAACATTAATGGCTTTTTTAATTACAATAGCTGGCAATCCCAATGGCAGGTCAGATTTGCACCCAATGAAACCGGCAGATGGAGCTACCAGCTTTATATCGAAGACAAAAATGGAGTAAACGACAGCACAAGAAATTATTTCCAGGTGATCCCTTCTAAAACCAACAAAGGCCCTGTACGCGTCGCTCCAAACAATCGCTATCTGCAATATGATAATGGAGACACCTATTATGGAGTAGGATTGTGGTACAATGATGGGTATGCTGCCTTCAACCGGGGGCAGATCAAAGAGACGACCCTCGATGAATTGAAAGCACTTGGTGTCAATTTTATCTCCAGTTTTATTACGCCGCTGGAGACACAAGCCAGTGGGGTAGGAAGGTATGACCAGAGCATCAGTGGTCGCCTGGACGAAGTACTACAGATGCTGGAAGAAAGAGATATGCAGCTCAGTCTCAACATCTGGTTTCATGCATTTTTGTCAGAGACCGTGTGGGGTGGAGGCAATATTCGGTGGAATACCAATCCATACAGACAAATCACTGAAGCCAAGGATTTTTACCGCAGCGAGGATGCCTGGAAAGCACAGGAAAATCTATACCGTTATATGATCGCACGATGGGGATATAGCAAAGCTATGATGCTATGGTTTATCGTTGACGAAGTCAATGGTACAGATGGTTGGACCTCCGGCGATAGTTTGCAGGCAGCCGTGTGGGGGAAAAAAGTACATGATTATTTCAAGGCTAATGATCCCTACCAACATTTGACTACTGGTACACGCAGTGGAGGAATCGGTGAGTACTGGCACGAGGGATACCAGATTTTTGACTTGCCGTCCCGGGAAATTTATGAGGCACAGGGATTTTCAATGATAAAAGATGGTGGTATCGCCAACCACGAAGAGCACCCCCTTGTATTGAGTTATAATAACTATGCCGGCCAGGTCACCAAACTATGGACCAACTATGAAAAACCTGCCATCATCGGTGAAACCGGTTGGGACCATACCTATTATGAACCGAGTATGCCGGGCTATCAATCATTATATCACAATGCACTTTGGGTGTCCCTGGCCAATGGTACGGCGATGTCGCCCTTTTGGTGGGCCTACTCCGGATATCTCAATGACAATATTATCACCAATCAGATCAGAAGTCTATCCAGGTTTACCAAAGAGATCCCTTTTGCAAAACTGACGCATGTCTCCAAAATCGATACGATCTCCGGAGGACATGATGCTTTTGCCATCACCAGCGATCAGATGATCTTTGGATGGGTGGCTGATCCGATGACAGATGTGACTGGTGCAACTATTTCTTTGACATTAAAAAATACCTATCGGCCCCTGAGTTCGTATGTATCCAAATATAAAGTGCGGGTCTATCATACCTGGCGGGGTGCTTTTATCTATGAAGGAGAAGCCATGGTGACCGATGGCAACAAACTGAGTTTCACCCTTCCTGTGTTGAAACCTGCCGGGGGTCATGGCAATTATATGGGACAAGACGCAGCATTTATATTAGAGCCGATGAAGTAG
- a CDS encoding SusC/RagA family TonB-linked outer membrane protein codes for MKKELSFIKLMLLLILPSFAFSQSVMVKGKVTEENGDPLFGVNVLLKGTAQGVITDDQGEYAIQANIGQTLTFSYIGFNTQEKLISTADPINVSMATANVLDEVVVTALGISRDKKALQYSVTEIDGGNFTQARVNNVGNALSGRVAGVNVTPMSTGPAGSSRVIIRGNKTLGGANQPLYVIDGVPIDNSQQGTVGLWGGSDSGDGLSSINPDDIENITVLKGANAAALYGSRGGNGVINITTKKGSKRKGIGVEFNTNNVAEQLVDLSELQTTYGQGSYINGVATKPTTVQQASDWGLQGWGPKMDGSQVMGIDGQTHPYSYAGNNFDRFYRTGFATTNGLAFTGGTGTQNFRLGLTDLRSTSIVPNSGFDRLNVSVATDSKFGKRLTLTGKVLYSKENAKNRPRVSDSPGNANEAIWRLPANINIEDTKGDPNKPGAIPAGYDAALYSSANRQIGNENLSNYNDFWGSNAYWSAYQFKDNSKRDRVTASAQLKYDITDFLYIMGRVSTDFYNTKRENLTPQGTGFQLGGGINEFFQKNSEDNLDAMLGFDKTFGKLSVNAFVGGNQQRGKFERISAGGTGFSVPFFHALNVANNRNFGYGYSESGINSLYGSAELGWNNYLYITATARQDWFSILNGKDILYPSVGGSFIFSDAFREAMPSWLSYGKLRASWAQVGLTGSLGAYQLSQPYGLNGSPHLGKNMASFSNKGTIANPNLNPALSTELEFGADLKFFNGRLGLDIGVYQQKTTDDILNATISTASGFNSTSVNIGELENKGIEFLLSGTPIETKNFVWDVSLNFAKNNNKVISLIEGLNELTFEESRTRTTFIKHIVGEPFGVITGVTQKMLNGKPVFTDEGLPVRNDLYEKIGESVANFTGGVNNSFTWKGLNLNFLIDFKSGGDIHSGTNQSIDGWGFSERSLQGRAGEAPLVISGVNEKGEPLNITLTPQQARNYWGNLGGRNAAAYIYDASFVKLRQLTLGYSLPKSILTGTQIQNVGISIVARNLAILSKHTPNIDPESSYSFNGGAQGLDYFALPSTRSVGVNLNVTF; via the coding sequence ATGAAAAAGGAATTAAGTTTTATCAAATTGATGCTGCTTCTGATCCTTCCTAGTTTTGCTTTCTCTCAATCTGTCATGGTGAAGGGGAAAGTGACTGAAGAAAATGGAGACCCTTTGTTTGGGGTCAACGTGCTCTTAAAAGGAACGGCTCAGGGCGTAATTACAGATGACCAGGGTGAGTATGCTATCCAGGCCAATATCGGCCAGACGCTCACCTTTAGTTACATTGGATTTAACACGCAGGAAAAATTGATTTCTACTGCTGATCCCATCAATGTTTCGATGGCTACCGCCAACGTACTGGATGAGGTCGTAGTAACCGCCTTGGGTATCAGCCGTGACAAAAAAGCACTGCAATATTCAGTGACGGAGATCGACGGGGGCAATTTTACCCAAGCCAGGGTAAACAACGTAGGTAATGCGCTCTCTGGTCGTGTAGCGGGTGTCAATGTCACTCCTATGTCTACCGGACCTGCAGGATCTTCCCGTGTTATCATCCGAGGTAATAAAACCCTGGGTGGTGCCAACCAACCTCTTTATGTCATCGATGGAGTACCTATCGACAATAGCCAGCAGGGTACTGTAGGGCTGTGGGGTGGTTCTGACTCAGGGGATGGTCTATCCAGCATCAATCCTGATGATATCGAAAACATCACCGTCCTCAAGGGTGCCAATGCAGCAGCTTTGTACGGCTCTCGTGGTGGTAATGGTGTCATCAATATCACGACCAAAAAAGGCTCTAAAAGAAAAGGTATTGGTGTAGAATTTAATACCAATAATGTGGCTGAGCAGCTTGTAGACCTCAGTGAGTTACAGACTACTTACGGCCAGGGAAGTTATATCAATGGGGTAGCTACCAAACCTACTACTGTGCAGCAAGCCAGTGACTGGGGATTGCAGGGATGGGGACCCAAAATGGATGGCAGCCAGGTGATGGGCATCGATGGGCAGACTCATCCATATTCTTATGCCGGCAATAATTTTGATCGCTTTTACCGCACCGGTTTTGCTACAACCAATGGTCTGGCATTTACAGGTGGTACAGGCACTCAAAACTTCCGCTTAGGTTTGACAGACCTTCGATCCACTTCAATCGTACCTAATTCTGGATTTGACAGATTGAACGTATCGGTAGCCACAGATTCTAAATTTGGTAAAAGACTGACACTCACCGGCAAAGTATTGTATTCTAAAGAAAATGCAAAAAACAGGCCTAGAGTATCTGACTCACCGGGTAATGCCAATGAAGCTATTTGGAGATTGCCTGCCAATATCAATATAGAGGATACCAAAGGAGACCCTAACAAACCGGGTGCCATACCTGCTGGGTACGATGCTGCATTGTATAGCTCTGCCAACAGACAGATTGGTAATGAAAACCTGTCTAATTACAATGATTTCTGGGGCTCAAATGCCTATTGGTCTGCATATCAATTTAAAGACAACTCTAAAAGAGATCGTGTGACTGCATCAGCGCAGTTAAAATACGATATCACGGACTTCTTATATATAATGGGTCGGGTGAGCACAGACTTCTATAATACTAAAAGAGAGAATCTCACCCCTCAAGGTACCGGCTTTCAGCTAGGAGGAGGCATTAACGAATTTTTCCAGAAAAATTCTGAAGACAATTTGGATGCTATGTTAGGATTCGATAAAACCTTTGGTAAACTGTCCGTCAATGCTTTTGTCGGGGGTAATCAGCAAAGAGGCAAATTTGAAAGAATTTCTGCCGGTGGAACTGGCTTTTCAGTGCCTTTTTTCCATGCTTTGAATGTGGCCAATAATAGAAACTTTGGTTATGGTTATAGTGAATCTGGTATCAATTCTTTATACGGTTCTGCGGAGTTAGGTTGGAATAATTATTTATATATCACAGCCACCGCACGACAGGACTGGTTCTCTATCCTCAACGGCAAGGACATTCTCTATCCATCTGTAGGAGGTAGTTTTATCTTCAGCGATGCCTTCAGAGAGGCTATGCCCAGCTGGTTGTCTTATGGCAAGCTTAGAGCTTCCTGGGCGCAGGTAGGTCTCACTGGTAGTCTGGGCGCGTATCAGTTGTCTCAACCTTATGGTTTGAATGGCTCTCCACACTTAGGCAAGAATATGGCCAGTTTCTCTAATAAAGGGACTATCGCCAATCCAAACTTAAATCCTGCGCTTTCAACAGAGTTAGAGTTTGGTGCTGACTTAAAATTCTTCAATGGCAGACTAGGTTTAGATATTGGTGTCTATCAACAAAAGACTACGGATGATATCTTAAATGCTACCATCTCTACCGCTTCAGGTTTTAATAGTACTTCTGTCAACATTGGTGAACTTGAAAACAAGGGTATAGAATTCTTATTGTCCGGTACGCCGATAGAGACTAAAAACTTTGTTTGGGATGTTTCCTTGAACTTTGCTAAAAACAATAATAAAGTAATCTCCCTCATCGAAGGACTTAATGAACTTACTTTTGAAGAGTCTCGTACCCGTACTACCTTCATCAAACATATCGTAGGTGAGCCATTTGGGGTCATCACCGGGGTCACTCAAAAGATGCTTAATGGCAAACCAGTATTTACGGACGAAGGTCTTCCTGTGCGCAACGATCTGTACGAGAAGATCGGCGAGTCAGTAGCTAATTTTACAGGAGGTGTTAATAACAGCTTTACCTGGAAAGGCCTTAATCTTAATTTCCTGATCGACTTTAAGTCAGGTGGCGATATTCACTCTGGTACCAACCAAAGTATTGACGGCTGGGGATTCTCTGAAAGATCATTGCAAGGACGAGCCGGCGAAGCTCCCCTGGTGATATCTGGTGTCAATGAAAAAGGTGAACCACTCAATATAACCCTGACTCCTCAACAAGCCAGAAATTATTGGGGCAACCTCGGTGGTAGAAATGCTGCTGCTTATATCTATGATGCCAGTTTCGTCAAACTTCGTCAGTTGACTTTGGGTTATAGTCTGCCTAAGAGCATCCTCACCGGTACCCAGATTCAAAATGTAGGTATCTCTATCGTTGCAAGGAATCTGGCTATCCTGTCTAAGCACACCCCCAATATCGATCCTGAATCATCTTATTCCTTCAACGGAGGTGCACAGGGGTTGGATTATTTTGCATTGCCATCTACCAGAAGCGTAGGGGTTAACCTTAATGTTACTTTCTAA
- a CDS encoding VCBS repeat-containing protein: MMAGGTSGDRQFCGIAATDWSWGAMIFDFQNDGYNDIFISNGIYKDLMEGDFREFVYDQNNKQAGMGPKNLGISSQLPSTGLRNYAFVQHGDLQFKNEAVTLGLDQKTFSNGAVYADLDSDGDLDLVINNVNQASMVYENLTHQPGHAYLTVKFAGDKYNAFGIGAKVSLKTGGHTWVKENFTNRGFQSSIEPSLFFGLGSSSIIDTLSVYWPNGRTEVQYQVPANQAITLRAGDAKLVSSPVQSQEKLIFKELNAAEILPGAVHHENHYNDFNQEPLLLSMLSTQGPRILKGDINQDGLEDILLLGAKDDPDKLFRQQANGRFVQTNQTVLEKDKSFESTCGAFFDFEGDGDLDLLIGAGSNEVGLDKLAFIVRLYLNDGKGTYTVDANNIPPVLGNFATIRVTPYPDGTQDVFFGARVVPGNYGLRPQSYLVHLAKGSWSDHTPASISTLGMITDASWTDVYKDGWPELIVTGEWMPITVFRNQAGTLMDPVTVKGTTGWWQRIVADDLDGDGDQDFVVGNWGLNSKLQPSTLHPLTMQVGDFDANGKSEFIINWKAPDDTTLYPFCSKSEIMAQVPSLKKTGLKYEDFAGMTFADLFPNMDKTRMTTFNAENFNTGILWNDSDGLHFSPLPLEAQWAPVMAIAIQDFDQDGVKDILLAGNYFALKPQMGRQAAGRGLLLQGIGHQGFRPSTHAGLSLKTEVRDMVIINHRVFVANNNSACRILEY; this comes from the coding sequence ATGATGGCCGGGGGCACTTCCGGAGATCGCCAATTTTGCGGGATCGCCGCGACCGATTGGAGCTGGGGCGCCATGATCTTTGATTTTCAAAATGATGGTTACAATGATATTTTTATCAGCAATGGTATCTACAAAGACCTGATGGAAGGAGACTTTAGAGAGTTTGTATATGATCAAAACAACAAACAAGCCGGCATGGGCCCAAAAAATCTTGGTATCAGTAGCCAACTACCCTCTACAGGCCTGCGCAATTATGCTTTTGTGCAACACGGTGATCTGCAGTTCAAAAACGAAGCAGTCACATTGGGTCTCGATCAAAAAACCTTTAGCAATGGGGCAGTTTATGCCGACCTGGACAGTGATGGTGACCTCGACCTGGTGATCAATAATGTCAATCAGGCCTCGATGGTCTATGAAAATCTCACGCACCAGCCGGGTCATGCCTACCTGACGGTGAAGTTTGCGGGAGACAAATACAATGCCTTCGGTATCGGTGCCAAAGTAAGTTTAAAAACAGGTGGTCATACCTGGGTGAAAGAAAACTTCACTAACAGAGGATTTCAAAGCAGTATCGAGCCCAGCTTATTTTTTGGCCTGGGATCAAGCTCTATCATCGATACTCTCTCGGTATACTGGCCTAATGGCCGGACTGAAGTACAATACCAGGTGCCCGCCAATCAGGCGATCACGCTCCGTGCCGGGGATGCCAAATTGGTATCCTCCCCTGTCCAAAGCCAGGAAAAATTGATTTTTAAAGAATTGAATGCTGCAGAAATCCTGCCGGGAGCAGTCCATCATGAAAACCATTATAATGATTTTAACCAGGAGCCGCTCCTTCTATCCATGTTGTCTACTCAAGGCCCCAGGATATTAAAAGGCGATATCAACCAGGATGGGCTGGAGGATATCTTGCTGTTAGGAGCCAAAGACGACCCTGACAAACTGTTCCGGCAGCAAGCTAATGGCCGTTTTGTCCAAACCAACCAGACCGTATTGGAGAAAGACAAAAGTTTTGAAAGCACCTGTGGTGCCTTTTTTGATTTTGAGGGGGATGGAGACCTGGACCTGCTCATCGGTGCCGGCAGCAACGAAGTAGGGTTGGACAAGCTGGCGTTCATCGTCAGGCTTTACCTTAATGATGGCAAGGGCACTTATACCGTTGATGCCAATAATATACCCCCGGTACTGGGCAATTTTGCCACCATCCGGGTGACTCCATATCCGGACGGGACCCAGGATGTGTTTTTCGGTGCCCGGGTGGTGCCGGGCAATTATGGATTAAGACCACAATCGTACCTGGTACACCTCGCTAAGGGCAGCTGGTCGGATCATACCCCTGCCTCCATCAGTACCCTGGGTATGATCACCGATGCTTCCTGGACGGATGTCTATAAAGATGGCTGGCCGGAGCTGATCGTCACCGGAGAATGGATGCCAATCACGGTATTTCGCAACCAGGCAGGCACTTTAATGGATCCGGTGACCGTCAAGGGCACTACCGGTTGGTGGCAACGCATCGTGGCAGACGATCTCGATGGCGATGGAGATCAGGATTTTGTCGTAGGCAATTGGGGGCTCAACTCTAAATTACAACCATCCACACTCCATCCACTCACTATGCAGGTGGGAGACTTCGATGCCAATGGAAAAAGCGAATTTATCATCAATTGGAAAGCACCGGATGATACTACCCTGTATCCTTTTTGTTCCAAATCAGAGATTATGGCTCAAGTTCCTTCTCTTAAAAAGACGGGGCTCAAATACGAGGATTTTGCCGGTATGACTTTCGCGGATTTATTTCCAAATATGGATAAAACCAGGATGACCACTTTCAATGCGGAAAATTTTAATACCGGCATATTATGGAATGATTCAGATGGCTTGCATTTTAGTCCTCTGCCACTCGAGGCTCAATGGGCTCCGGTCATGGCCATTGCCATCCAGGATTTTGATCAGGATGGCGTGAAAGATATCTTGCTGGCAGGCAATTATTTTGCCTTAAAACCTCAGATGGGCCGACAAGCGGCGGGGCGGGGTTTATTACTTCAAGGGATAGGCCACCAGGGATTCCGACCATCTACCCATGCCGGTTTGAGCCTAAAGACCGAGGTGAGAGATATGGTGATCATCAATCATCGGGTGTTCGTAGCCAATAATAATAGTGCATGCCGGATACTGGAATATTGA
- a CDS encoding VCBS repeat-containing protein codes for MVRSGYFQEIFLKNLNRSIIYAISWVMVLALPACESRKADSIPAATAATDRPIFHLLDPAQTGVDFVNEVRETPEFNVITYRNFYNGGGVAAGDINNDGRPDIFFTSNQHQNKLYLNLGDLKFKDITVEAGVGGDKAWSTGVSMADINGDGWLDIYVCNSGDIHGDNKENELFINNGPAGIKNGVPSFTEKAKTYHLNNQGYSTHASFFDYDRDGDLDCYILNNSFKNPDRIELYSSMRLQPDLLGGDKLMRNDIETTGSFTDVTTAAGIYSSAIGFGLGIATGDLNEDGWPDLYISNDFFEKDYLYINNQHGGFTEELNDRLDYCSTSSMGGDIADLNGDGHPEIVSTDMLPGDNDRIKRMVVFEPFHLEDYRYRANYYQFIQNCLHLNDGRGHFRRSPILRDRRDRLELGRHDL; via the coding sequence TTGGTCCGGTCAGGTTATTTTCAGGAGATCTTTTTAAAAAATTTAAATCGATCTATTATATATGCGATCTCTTGGGTCATGGTGCTGGCACTGCCTGCTTGTGAATCCCGCAAAGCTGATAGCATACCTGCAGCCACCGCAGCCACCGACCGTCCTATCTTCCACCTGCTCGATCCTGCACAGACCGGAGTAGATTTTGTCAATGAGGTCCGCGAGACGCCTGAGTTTAATGTGATCACCTACCGCAATTTTTACAATGGCGGAGGCGTAGCAGCAGGCGATATCAATAATGATGGCAGGCCGGATATTTTTTTTACCTCCAACCAGCATCAAAACAAATTATATCTCAACCTGGGGGACTTAAAATTTAAGGACATTACGGTTGAAGCCGGTGTCGGAGGCGACAAAGCCTGGAGCACCGGGGTGAGTATGGCCGACATCAACGGCGATGGCTGGCTCGATATCTATGTATGCAATTCAGGGGACATCCATGGGGACAATAAAGAAAATGAACTTTTCATCAATAATGGTCCCGCGGGCATAAAAAATGGAGTACCCAGCTTTACCGAAAAAGCCAAAACCTATCATCTCAATAACCAGGGTTATAGCACCCATGCGAGTTTTTTCGATTATGACCGCGACGGAGACCTCGACTGTTATATCCTCAACAATAGTTTTAAAAATCCTGACCGCATCGAGCTCTACAGCAGCATGCGCCTCCAGCCGGATCTCCTGGGTGGTGACAAGTTGATGCGCAATGATATCGAGACCACCGGCAGCTTTACCGATGTGACTACCGCTGCCGGGATCTACTCCAGTGCGATAGGTTTTGGGCTGGGCATCGCCACCGGTGATCTCAACGAAGACGGATGGCCGGACCTCTATATATCCAACGATTTTTTTGAAAAAGACTATCTCTATATCAACAATCAGCACGGTGGGTTTACTGAAGAATTAAATGATCGGTTAGACTATTGTTCGACCTCCAGTATGGGCGGGGATATCGCCGACCTCAATGGCGATGGTCATCCGGAGATCGTCTCTACGGATATGCTGCCGGGGGACAATGACCGCATCAAGCGGATGGTGGTTTTCGAACCCTTTCACCTCGAAGACTATCGCTACCGGGCCAATTATTATCAGTTCATCCAAAACTGCCTGCACCTCAATGATGGCCGGGGGCACTTCCGGAGATCGCCAATTTTGCGGGATCGCCGCGACCGATTGGAGCTGGGGCGCCATGATCTTTGA
- a CDS encoding T9SS type A sorting domain-containing protein, giving the protein MEAYPNPVKGKLEIVFNSNTESNVRLEIYDILGRSVFNKGLLFRNGSNYLDLNMSEYTPGTYIVRVSSAEINESMTVVKVD; this is encoded by the coding sequence ATGGAAGCATATCCAAATCCAGTAAAAGGAAAGCTTGAGATAGTTTTTAATAGTAATACTGAGAGCAACGTGAGATTAGAAATCTATGATATTCTTGGTCGAAGTGTTTTCAATAAAGGGTTGCTATTTCGAAATGGTTCGAACTACCTTGACCTTAACATGTCGGAGTATACGCCGGGTACTTATATCGTACGGGTATCGAGTGCGGAGATCAATGAGTCGATGACTGTGGTGAAAGTGGATTAA